In Accipiter gentilis chromosome 17, bAccGen1.1, whole genome shotgun sequence, one DNA window encodes the following:
- the LIN7C gene encoding protein lin-7 homolog C, with protein sequence MAALGEPVRLERDICRAIELLEKLQRSGEVPPQKLQALQRVLQSEFCNAVREVYEHVYETVDISSSPEVRANATAKATVAAFAASEGHSHPRVVELPKTEEGLGFNIMGGKEQNSPIYISRIIPGGIADRHGGLKRGDQLLSVNGVSVEGEHHEKAVELLKAAQGKVKLVVRYTPKVLEEMESRFEKMRSAKRRQQN encoded by the exons acATCTGCAGAGCAATTGAGTTGCTGGAAAAATTACAGAGAAGTGGAGAAGTGCCACCACAAAAGCTACAGGCTTTGCAAAGGGTCCTTCAAAGTGAATTCTGTAATGCTGTAAGGGAG GTGTATGAACATGTATACGAAACTGTGGATATCAGCAGTAGCCCAGAAGTTAGAGCTAATGCAACAGCAAAG GCCACTGTGGCTGCATTTGCTGCTAGTGAAGGTCATTCCCATCCCAGAGTGGTCGAACTACCCAAAACCGAGGAAGGTCTTGGATTCAACATTATGGGAGGCAAAGAACAAAATTCTCCAATCTATATCTCTCGAATTATCCCTGGCGGTATAGCTGATAGACATGGAGGCCTGAAACGTGGAGACCAGCTGCTTTCCGTAAACGGAGTG AGTGTCGAAGGTGAACACCATGAAAAAGCAGTAGAACTGCTGAAGGCAGCTCAAGGGAAGGTTAAATTAGTTGTGCGATACACGCCAAAGGTCCTGGAAGAAATGGAGTCGAGATTTGAAAAAATGAGATCGGCAAAACGCAGGCAGCAAAATTAA